In Nitrosophilus alvini, the following are encoded in one genomic region:
- a CDS encoding ammonium transporter, translating into MGATDFSYIIDTFFALFAMTLIIFMVPGFAMLEAGLVRTKNVTAVLTVNTMIYAVASMAFLLIGYTLAFGSWENDSMSKWAAFLFQMAFVGKVINIMSGGVSERVRIIPLTIFTVIMAAVIYPLVVNISWGADLLQGTVLDLNMYDLAGSTVIHSTGGWALLAAILIIGPRKGRYADGKVKVIPASNIPLVVLGAFILWIGWFGFNGGSVGSISSKENADAVALTVMNTNTAGLAGAIIVGILMYIKYRKFDITMILNGALGGLVAITAGPDLYDKYTPILIGAVGGALVVFAVPFFDKLKIDDPVGALSVHLVNGIWGTVAVGIFASNPQEGITLMGQLKGIAVIGLFAFVSSFIVLFVINKIIRFRASDEAQVEGLDVNECGLEAYPEFKRAI; encoded by the coding sequence ATGGGTGCTACTGACTTCTCTTATATTATAGATACATTCTTCGCACTCTTCGCAATGACACTCATTATTTTTATGGTACCTGGCTTTGCTATGCTTGAAGCGGGGCTTGTCAGAACGAAAAACGTTACAGCGGTTCTAACTGTCAACACTATGATTTATGCCGTTGCTTCAATGGCGTTTCTTCTTATAGGTTATACTTTGGCATTTGGATCGTGGGAAAACGATTCTATGAGTAAATGGGCTGCGTTTCTTTTTCAGATGGCATTTGTTGGAAAAGTTATCAACATTATGAGCGGTGGTGTTAGTGAAAGGGTTAGAATAATTCCTCTTACTATATTTACGGTAATTATGGCTGCCGTTATCTATCCTCTGGTAGTAAACATATCTTGGGGCGCGGATCTTTTACAAGGAACTGTTCTTGATCTGAACATGTATGACCTTGCGGGTTCAACCGTAATCCACTCTACAGGCGGATGGGCGCTATTGGCTGCTATTCTTATAATAGGCCCGAGGAAAGGGAGATATGCAGACGGAAAAGTAAAAGTTATTCCGGCATCTAACATTCCGCTTGTAGTACTTGGTGCCTTTATCCTCTGGATAGGTTGGTTCGGTTTCAACGGCGGAAGCGTGGGTTCAATCAGTTCGAAAGAGAATGCTGATGCGGTTGCGTTGACCGTTATGAATACAAATACGGCAGGTCTTGCAGGAGCTATCATAGTAGGGATTTTGATGTATATAAAATACAGGAAATTTGATATTACTATGATATTAAACGGTGCTCTGGGCGGACTTGTGGCTATTACAGCAGGGCCTGATCTATATGACAAATACACCCCTATACTGATAGGCGCAGTGGGTGGCGCACTTGTTGTATTTGCGGTTCCATTCTTTGACAAACTGAAAATCGACGATCCTGTAGGTGCTTTGTCAGTTCACCTTGTAAACGGTATATGGGGGACTGTGGCAGTCGGTATTTTTGCCTCTAATCCGCAAGAGGGTATAACTCTCATGGGACAGCTTAAAGGTATAGCCGTCATTGGACTTTTTGCTTTTGTCTCATCTTTTATAGTTCTGTTTGTCATCAACAAAATAATCAGATTCAGAGCAAGTGATGAAGCTCAGGTGGAAGGACTTGACGTAAACGAATGCGGGCTTGAAGCCTATCCTGAATTCAAAAGAGCGATATAG
- a CDS encoding P-II family nitrogen regulator produces the protein MKKIEAVIKPFKLEDVKDALTEAGISGMTISEVKGYGRQQGHSELYRGAEYVVDFLPKVKVEVVVPDSEVENIIEKIVESARTGKIGDGKIFVTDIEKVVRIRTGETDEEAL, from the coding sequence ATGAAAAAAATTGAAGCGGTTATAAAACCTTTCAAGCTTGAAGATGTGAAAGATGCTCTTACAGAAGCTGGTATAAGCGGTATGACTATTAGTGAAGTAAAAGGTTACGGTAGGCAACAGGGGCACAGCGAACTTTACAGAGGAGCAGAATATGTTGTAGACTTTCTTCCGAAAGTGAAAGTAGAAGTAGTTGTGCCTGACAGTGAAGTTGAAAATATAATCGAAAAGATAGTTGAATCAGCAAGAACCGGAAAGATAGGTGACGGTAAGATATTTGTTACCGACATAGAAAAAGTAGTAAGAATCAGAACAGGTGAAACAGACGAAGAAGCATTGTGA
- the amt gene encoding ammonium transporter codes for MESFADVKYVLDGFLLVISAVLVMWMAAGFAMLEAGLVRSKNTTTILLKNVLLYAIACIMYYFIGYNLMYGEGNAFFGSGFALSGMSNGDHSLMADFFFQVVFVATAASIVSGTVAERMKLWPFLVFTVILTAVIYPIQGHWTWGGTALGGIIDGFSDFAGSTIVHSVGGWAALAGVLLLGARKGKYTKDGKIKPIPGANLPLATLGTFILWMGWFGFNGGSQLALGSKEDIDAVSMVMADTNMAAATGAVTAAIVTKLLYRKVDLTMVLNGALGGLVAVTAGPDLGMMVSFIDGVVAGILVVFAVTFFDKLKIDDPVGALSVHLVNGIWGTLAVGIFNPDVSLIAQIKGIVVIGAFTFVISFIIWYIIKLIMGLRVSEEVEYEGEDIEETGLEAYPEFTKSTRAV; via the coding sequence ATGGAAAGTTTTGCTGACGTCAAATATGTACTGGACGGCTTTCTGCTTGTTATAAGCGCCGTTTTGGTAATGTGGATGGCAGCCGGTTTTGCTATGCTTGAAGCCGGACTTGTAAGATCCAAAAATACAACCACTATACTACTTAAAAATGTACTTCTGTATGCGATAGCATGTATTATGTACTATTTTATAGGTTACAACCTCATGTATGGAGAAGGAAACGCATTTTTTGGCAGCGGATTTGCGCTTAGCGGAATGAGCAACGGTGACCACTCTCTCATGGCCGATTTCTTTTTTCAGGTAGTTTTCGTTGCGACTGCTGCAAGTATAGTATCCGGAACGGTAGCTGAGAGAATGAAGCTCTGGCCGTTTTTGGTATTTACAGTAATACTTACTGCTGTTATCTATCCGATTCAGGGGCACTGGACATGGGGCGGTACGGCTCTTGGCGGGATTATTGATGGATTCAGTGACTTTGCAGGTTCTACCATAGTTCACTCTGTCGGAGGCTGGGCGGCTCTTGCCGGTGTTCTTCTTCTGGGTGCTAGAAAGGGAAAATATACAAAAGACGGAAAAATCAAACCGATTCCAGGTGCGAATCTTCCTCTTGCCACACTGGGAACCTTTATTCTCTGGATGGGATGGTTCGGATTTAACGGTGGAAGTCAGTTGGCACTTGGAAGCAAAGAGGATATAGACGCTGTGAGCATGGTAATGGCCGATACAAACATGGCTGCTGCTACAGGAGCGGTAACAGCTGCTATAGTTACAAAACTTCTTTATAGAAAAGTTGATCTAACAATGGTTTTAAACGGTGCTCTTGGCGGACTTGTTGCGGTAACCGCAGGACCTGATCTTGGAATGATGGTCTCTTTTATTGACGGTGTTGTTGCAGGTATACTTGTGGTATTTGCTGTAACTTTCTTTGATAAACTAAAGATAGACGATCCCGTAGGTGCACTCTCTGTTCACCTTGTAAACGGTATATGGGGAACGCTTGCAGTGGGGATATTTAATCCTGATGTAAGTTTAATCGCTCAGATCAAAGGTATTGTGGTAATTGGCGCATTTACGTTTGTGATATCTTTTATCATATGGTATATCATCAAATTAATAATGGGATTAAGAGTCAGTGAAGAGGTAGAGTATGAAGGTGAGGATATAGAAGAGACAGGTCTTGAAGCGTATCCTGAATTTACAAAATCTACAAGAGCTGTATAA
- a CDS encoding bifunctional protein-serine/threonine kinase/phosphatase, translating to MDSKFLKAKISKSVTSKDNTVSDDFCDVKVYDDIIIAVLCDGVGSAQKGGEAARRAVEYFIKNFKIRPKSWSIKKSLLHFADSINKILFEESMHEYGRPELVTTLCVVVIDADECHGINIGDSRCYVAHPDNTVVQLSIDHTIKEEGMEHILSEALGLKKSITPAYFDIKIEDGASVMLCSDGVYNNIENRRLEELLVKKRDAKSLVKEALKNAVKATLDDASAVTIDVVNTNKLKKIAAQKLPIPDSLKAGKNIDSFLLKKPLIQNNRVWLAEKEGKKYVLKFPPLEAKRDEKILDAYLKEAWNANRIKAGFFVKAWIPENRSCRYYVMEYLEGETIDNAIKKRPLFVDDTVELGKFLLKASQYLLSLGLVHGDLKPENIIITKRDSKSVFKLIDYGSIIDMFSITSRAGTPSYLAPERFRGESISESTEIFAIGVTMYKALTGKYPYGEIEPFQTPQFSKPPQKISKYNKNVPGWLEAVILRAIERDIDSRYSHYSMMLYDLEHPEKVQPYLKNRPFIERNPLLFYKTLSALLALAIVLILGFCEK from the coding sequence ATGGACAGCAAATTTCTAAAAGCAAAGATTTCAAAAAGCGTCACTTCAAAAGATAATACCGTAAGCGATGATTTTTGTGACGTGAAAGTATACGATGACATCATCATAGCCGTTTTATGCGACGGTGTGGGAAGTGCTCAAAAAGGCGGTGAAGCTGCCAGAAGGGCTGTAGAATACTTTATAAAAAACTTCAAAATAAGACCCAAAAGCTGGAGTATCAAAAAGTCTCTTCTGCATTTTGCAGACTCAATAAATAAAATTCTCTTTGAAGAATCCATGCATGAGTACGGCAGGCCTGAATTGGTCACGACTCTTTGTGTTGTGGTAATAGACGCAGACGAGTGCCACGGCATAAACATAGGTGATTCCAGATGCTATGTGGCTCATCCCGACAACACTGTAGTACAGCTAAGCATAGACCACACAATAAAAGAGGAGGGAATGGAACATATTTTGAGCGAAGCTCTGGGTCTGAAAAAAAGCATCACTCCAGCCTATTTCGATATAAAAATAGAAGACGGCGCTTCTGTCATGCTCTGCAGTGACGGGGTATATAACAATATAGAAAACAGAAGACTTGAAGAGCTCCTCGTAAAAAAAAGAGACGCAAAATCTTTGGTAAAAGAGGCTCTTAAAAATGCGGTTAAAGCAACACTCGATGATGCAAGTGCAGTAACGATAGATGTGGTAAATACAAATAAACTGAAAAAAATTGCAGCCCAAAAACTGCCTATTCCGGACTCATTGAAAGCCGGCAAAAATATAGACTCCTTTTTACTCAAAAAACCCCTGATACAAAACAACAGAGTCTGGCTTGCCGAAAAAGAGGGCAAAAAATATGTACTTAAATTTCCGCCGTTGGAAGCAAAAAGGGATGAAAAAATCCTCGACGCCTACCTGAAAGAGGCGTGGAATGCAAACAGAATTAAAGCCGGTTTTTTTGTAAAAGCGTGGATACCCGAAAACAGAAGCTGCAGATATTATGTAATGGAGTACCTTGAAGGAGAAACGATAGATAATGCTATCAAAAAGAGACCGCTCTTTGTAGACGATACGGTTGAGCTTGGAAAGTTTCTCCTTAAAGCCAGTCAATATCTGCTGAGTCTGGGTCTGGTTCACGGAGATTTGAAACCTGAAAATATCATAATTACAAAAAGAGACTCAAAAAGTGTTTTTAAACTTATCGACTACGGCTCAATCATAGATATGTTTTCTATAACAAGCAGAGCCGGAACTCCAAGCTATCTGGCGCCGGAAAGATTTAGAGGAGAAAGTATCAGCGAATCGACGGAAATTTTCGCTATAGGTGTAACTATGTACAAAGCACTGACAGGAAAATATCCTTACGGTGAAATCGAACCGTTTCAAACACCGCAGTTTTCAAAACCGCCTCAAAAAATATCAAAATACAACAAAAATGTTCCGGGCTGGCTCGAAGCGGTAATACTAAGAGCCATAGAAAGAGATATCGACAGCAGATACAGCCACTACTCGATGATGCTTTATGATCTGGAACATCCTGAAAAAGTGCAACCATATCTTAAAAACAG
- a CDS encoding MFS transporter codes for MKLSELKSAGHWPTLLAAFLYFDFSFMVWTMLGPLATEISESLARSGTFLDPNQKATLLAIPILGGAILRIVLGFFVDQIGAKKTAIMAQLIVIAGLFYAYFRGEAISYQELLFVAVTLGFAGASFAVALPQAGQWYPPRLQGVVLGLAGAGNIGVVIDFLFAPKIAEIWGWPAVFLTGGVLSTIILATYILMAKDAPPEVYKPNPKKPADYLMLLKDRDTWWFSLFYAISFGGFVGFANYMKVYLMNTYQTDMSYFGLEFINEPNVKVVAGYFGALCIFAGAVLRPVGGAVADKIGGVKSLYIFFSAVAALAILNATLVHNFYLAIFVLFLIMANLGMANGAVFQLVPQRFGKDIGIMTGIIGCAGGLGGTALIKTLGWSKAAFDGYGAGFFIFSALVLFAISGISLVKTRWRTTWGVTAGGKI; via the coding sequence ATGAAACTTTCGGAACTTAAAAGTGCAGGCCACTGGCCAACGCTTCTGGCCGCTTTTTTATACTTCGATTTTAGCTTTATGGTCTGGACTATGTTAGGACCGCTTGCTACAGAGATAAGCGAATCGCTTGCAAGAAGCGGTACTTTTTTAGATCCGAACCAGAAAGCTACACTGCTGGCCATCCCTATACTTGGCGGCGCGATTTTAAGAATAGTTCTCGGCTTTTTTGTTGATCAGATAGGTGCCAAAAAAACGGCTATTATGGCACAGTTGATCGTAATTGCCGGCCTTTTCTACGCATATTTCAGAGGTGAAGCAATAAGCTATCAAGAACTTCTCTTTGTCGCTGTCACTCTCGGTTTTGCCGGTGCCAGTTTCGCTGTTGCTTTACCTCAGGCCGGTCAGTGGTATCCGCCCAGACTACAAGGAGTCGTGCTAGGACTCGCCGGAGCAGGAAACATAGGTGTTGTCATCGACTTCCTTTTTGCGCCTAAAATCGCGGAGATATGGGGATGGCCTGCCGTATTTCTAACTGGCGGAGTACTCTCTACTATAATCCTTGCTACATATATATTGATGGCAAAAGACGCACCGCCGGAGGTTTACAAACCAAACCCAAAAAAACCGGCAGACTATTTGATGCTTCTCAAAGATAGAGATACCTGGTGGTTCAGTCTTTTCTATGCGATAAGCTTCGGCGGTTTTGTCGGATTTGCAAACTATATGAAAGTATATCTTATGAATACGTATCAAACCGATATGAGCTATTTCGGACTAGAGTTTATAAACGAACCAAACGTAAAAGTCGTAGCAGGATATTTCGGAGCACTATGTATATTCGCAGGAGCTGTTTTAAGACCGGTAGGAGGTGCCGTTGCCGATAAGATAGGCGGAGTGAAATCTTTATATATATTTTTCAGTGCAGTTGCCGCCCTCGCTATTTTAAATGCCACACTGGTCCATAACTTCTATCTGGCAATTTTTGTACTCTTTTTGATTATGGCAAACCTGGGCATGGCTAACGGCGCTGTTTTCCAGCTGGTACCACAGCGTTTCGGAAAAGATATAGGTATCATGACCGGTATTATCGGATGTGCAGGAGGGCTTGGAGGAACAGCTCTTATCAAAACACTAGGATGGAGCAAAGCGGCATTTGACGGATACGGGGCAGGATTTTTTATATTTTCTGCTTTGGTTTTGTTTGCCATATCGGGAATATCTCTGGTAAAAACCAGATGGAGAACCACTTGGGGTGTTACGGCAGGAGGAAAGATATAG